In a single window of the Bacillus mycoides genome:
- a CDS encoding VOC family protein — MIKGFGGIFWRTINLDVIKKWYSEVLKIEIENWNGTVIKPELGTETIFSFFAENDSYFPTEQQVMLNFQVHNLNETIQHLEQIGVPLEKKEEISEFGKFIWIKDPEGRLIELWEK, encoded by the coding sequence ATGATAAAAGGTTTCGGAGGAATATTTTGGAGAACTATAAATCTTGATGTTATAAAAAAATGGTACAGTGAAGTGTTGAAGATTGAAATAGAAAATTGGAACGGGACTGTGATTAAACCCGAATTAGGAACTGAGACTATCTTTTCTTTCTTTGCCGAGAATGATAGTTATTTTCCTACAGAACAACAAGTGATGTTAAATTTCCAAGTACATAATCTAAACGAGACTATTCAGCATCTTGAACAAATTGGCGTACCTCTTGAAAAGAAAGAAGAGATTAGTGAATTTGGAAAGTTTATTTGGATTAAAGATCCTGAAGGGCGATTGATTGAGCTTTGGGAGAAATAG
- a CDS encoding NAD(P)H-dependent oxidoreductase: MNVLIIYAHPNPSSFNGAILEHVQKGLEETNHSVTLLDLYKEQFDPVLVFNGEKKRRDLLNEEETKRYRELVQKADSLLFIYPIWWWSMPAILKGFIDRIFIAGFAYKYEGALPKGLLKGKKAWVINTLDSPLWYVSLLYRSADWIMMKRGVLRFCGIRDIKRSTFQSVKTSKVTKREKWLLQIEEAARTL; encoded by the coding sequence GTGAACGTACTAATTATATACGCTCATCCTAATCCTTCAAGCTTTAATGGGGCAATTTTAGAGCATGTGCAAAAAGGACTTGAGGAAACAAATCATTCTGTTACGCTACTTGATTTATATAAAGAACAATTTGATCCAGTGCTTGTATTTAATGGAGAGAAGAAAAGACGTGATTTACTAAATGAAGAAGAGACGAAGCGATATAGAGAATTAGTGCAGAAAGCGGATAGTCTTCTTTTCATATATCCGATATGGTGGTGGAGCATGCCTGCTATTTTAAAAGGATTTATCGATCGTATTTTTATAGCTGGATTTGCTTATAAATATGAAGGAGCTTTACCGAAAGGGTTATTGAAAGGAAAGAAGGCGTGGGTTATTAATACGTTAGACTCACCGTTATGGTACGTGTCCCTATTATATCGATCAGCGGATTGGATTATGATGAAAAGAGGGGTTTTACGTTTTTGTGGTATTCGCGATATAAAACGTTCTACTTTTCAATCTGTGAAAACGAGTAAAGTAACGAAGCGTGAAAAATGGCTGTTACAAATAGAAGAAGCGGCTCGTACATTATGA
- a CDS encoding serine hydrolase domain-containing protein — translation MKTRSQITFASLALLIAGSSLLYTTPASIVKAEPTQNVSSSLQTSTQRDRTSVKQAMRDTLQLGYPGILAKTSEGGKTWSYAAGIADLRTKKPMKTDFRFRIGSVTKTFTATVVLQLVGENRLNLDDYIEKWLPGVIQGNGYDGNQITIRQILNHTSGIAEYSRSKDANFTDTKKSYTAEELVKMGISLPPDFAPGKGWSYSNTGYVLLGILIEKVTGNSYAEEIESRIIEPLELSNTFLPGNSSVIPGTKHARGYVQPDGVSELKDVTYYNPSAGSSAGDMISTADDLNKFFSYLLGGKLLKEQQLKQMLTTVPTGKEGIDGYGLGIYETKLPNDVSIWGHTGGILGFTTLVGGKLGGKHTLVVNWNSLGRADSPNPFKNILLAEFGK, via the coding sequence ATGAAAACACGTAGTCAAATTACATTTGCAAGTCTGGCTCTTTTAATAGCTGGAAGTTCCCTGTTATATACAACGCCAGCCTCAATTGTAAAAGCAGAGCCCACTCAAAATGTATCTAGTTCGTTACAAACAAGCACTCAACGAGATCGTACTTCCGTCAAGCAAGCAATGCGGGATACATTGCAACTTGGATACCCGGGGATACTTGCTAAAACTTCTGAGGGTGGAAAAACGTGGAGTTATGCCGCTGGGATAGCGGATCTGAGAACCAAGAAACCAATGAAAACAGATTTTCGCTTTCGCATTGGCAGTGTGACGAAGACGTTCACAGCAACGGTTGTACTTCAATTAGTCGGAGAGAACCGCTTGAATCTAGACGACTACATCGAAAAATGGTTGCCTGGTGTCATTCAAGGAAACGGATATGATGGTAACCAGATTACTATCCGGCAGATATTGAACCATACAAGTGGTATCGCTGAATACTCAAGGTCAAAAGACGCTAACTTTACGGATACAAAAAAATCGTATACGGCTGAAGAGTTAGTGAAGATGGGGATTTCTCTGCCCCCAGACTTTGCCCCAGGAAAGGGCTGGTCTTATTCAAACACAGGATATGTATTACTAGGTATTCTTATTGAAAAAGTAACCGGAAACAGCTATGCGGAAGAGATTGAAAGTCGGATTATTGAACCGCTTGAATTGTCGAATACATTCCTACCTGGCAATTCAAGCGTTATTCCAGGCACCAAGCATGCCCGTGGATATGTCCAACCAGACGGAGTAAGTGAGCTAAAAGACGTTACTTATTATAACCCAAGTGCAGGTAGCTCAGCTGGAGATATGATTTCTACTGCTGACGACTTAAATAAATTCTTCTCTTACTTGCTCGGGGGTAAATTACTGAAAGAACAGCAACTAAAACAAATGCTTACTACAGTTCCTACAGGAAAAGAAGGAATCGATGGATATGGTCTTGGAATCTATGAAACTAAGCTTCCAAACGATGTCTCGATATGGGGACACACAGGTGGCATTCTAGGGTTTACTACTCTTGTTGGAGGTAAACTTGGAGGCAAGCATACGTTGGTCGTCAATTGGAATAGTTTGGGTAGAGCTGACAGTCCTAATCCTTTTAAAAATATTTTACTTGCTGAATTTGGTAAGTAG
- a CDS encoding M20/M25/M40 family metallo-hydrolase translates to MSKWQSKEQLVQLLSNLVEIPSITGSEAEVILPDFVVEQLSDLQYFKQNPHHLQKNPTGDGRYFVTALVKKSDSTKNTVILVSHFDVVDVQDYGVWKEDAFNPKKLTSMFYSHKDELPDHVREDIEQGDWLFGRGTMDMKCGLALQMAMVEQACEGRFDGNVLLLAVPDEEVNSVGMRAAVPRLLDLAKEHDLEYKTVLNSEPMFSRHPGDPNKYIYTGSIGKVLPGFLCYGKETHVGEPFAGLNGSYMAALLTAELELNTDLCDIVDGEASPPPTNLLQRDLKEDYSVQIPHRAVTLFNLFLLEKTMTDVVSLLRQKVTKVAEKIEESYEERAYHFSKYNPFIPPNLKVNVLTYEELIAYAIEQHGREKIDEIQSDIIKNREDKDDRAVTIDLVDKLAILCKEKAPMIVLFFAPPYYPAVSSRNNPLIREVVVEMEKYAHYNHSITFENQNYFGGISDLSYVGLQNPLDSMSSLVDNMPLWDKGYSIPLQELEEFDVPVLNMGPVGKDAHQWTERLDVNYAFETLLDMLPICIEKLLVSNKVTQS, encoded by the coding sequence ATGTCAAAGTGGCAATCTAAAGAACAATTGGTTCAATTATTAAGCAATCTTGTTGAAATTCCTAGTATAACAGGTTCAGAAGCTGAAGTTATATTGCCAGACTTTGTTGTAGAACAATTATCTGACTTACAGTATTTCAAACAAAATCCGCATCATTTACAAAAAAATCCGACGGGGGATGGACGATATTTTGTTACAGCTCTAGTAAAGAAAAGTGATAGTACGAAAAATACTGTAATTCTTGTTAGTCACTTTGATGTTGTAGATGTACAAGATTATGGAGTGTGGAAAGAAGATGCATTTAACCCTAAAAAATTAACATCTATGTTTTATTCTCATAAAGATGAGCTACCAGATCATGTACGTGAAGATATTGAACAAGGAGATTGGCTATTTGGTAGAGGAACGATGGACATGAAATGTGGTCTAGCTTTACAAATGGCGATGGTTGAGCAAGCTTGTGAAGGAAGATTTGATGGGAATGTTCTTTTGTTGGCTGTTCCAGATGAAGAAGTGAACTCTGTAGGGATGAGAGCTGCTGTTCCAAGATTATTAGACCTAGCAAAAGAACATGACTTAGAGTATAAAACGGTCCTAAATTCAGAGCCTATGTTTTCAAGACATCCTGGTGACCCAAATAAGTATATTTATACTGGTTCTATTGGGAAGGTGTTACCTGGTTTCCTTTGCTATGGAAAAGAGACACATGTAGGCGAACCTTTTGCAGGATTAAATGGGAGCTATATGGCTGCATTATTAACAGCTGAATTAGAGTTGAATACGGACCTTTGCGATATTGTAGATGGTGAAGCAAGTCCTCCACCAACTAACTTGCTTCAAAGAGATTTAAAGGAGGATTATTCTGTACAAATTCCTCATCGTGCAGTCACGTTATTTAACTTGTTTTTACTAGAAAAAACGATGACAGATGTAGTTTCATTGTTACGCCAAAAAGTAACGAAAGTAGCAGAGAAAATTGAAGAATCGTATGAGGAGCGAGCGTATCATTTTTCTAAGTATAATCCGTTCATACCGCCTAATCTTAAAGTAAATGTATTAACGTATGAAGAGCTTATCGCTTATGCAATTGAACAACATGGAAGAGAAAAAATAGATGAAATTCAATCCGATATTATAAAAAATAGAGAAGATAAAGATGATCGTGCAGTAACTATTGATTTAGTAGACAAATTAGCTATCTTATGTAAAGAAAAGGCTCCAATGATTGTACTTTTCTTTGCGCCGCCATACTATCCAGCTGTGAGTTCACGCAACAATCCTTTAATTAGAGAGGTAGTTGTAGAAATGGAAAAGTATGCCCACTATAATCATAGCATTACATTTGAAAATCAAAATTATTTTGGGGGAATTTCAGATTTAAGCTATGTTGGCTTACAAAACCCATTGGATTCAATGAGTTCTCTTGTCGACAATATGCCATTATGGGATAAAGGTTATTCGATTCCACTTCAGGAATTAGAAGAGTTTGACGTTCCAGTATTAAATATGGGACCAGTAGGAAAAGATGCACATCAATGGACGGAGCGTCTGGACGTAAATTACGCATTTGAAACGTTATTAGATATGTTACCTATATGTATTGAAAAACTACTTGTTTCTAATAAAGTTACACAGTCATAG
- a CDS encoding serine hydrolase domain-containing protein, which translates to MKNKLSGVLAATLALTMILPTGAIASSSSKTPVVANQEVANQELEKIAAEKAALLTKSYGTTSVQYALIDNGKLILSGQTGKNDMEGKQRLNKDTLYGIGSVSKMYATAAVMKLVDEGKVDLDAPVVHYVPDFKMKDERYKRITPRMLLNHSSGLQGSTLSNAFLFNDNDTYAHDVLMRQLSNQSLKADPGAFSVYCNDGFTLAEILVERVSGMSFTEFIHQRFTEPLQLNHTKTPQDKWEDDKRAGLYFPAYQGKLPIESVNVIGSGGISSTAEDMVRFSQLFMGQGKGILSDKAVKAMEQEEYKKGMWPGDGGNIFNYGLGWDSVKLYPFSEYGIKSMAKGGDTTLQHAILVVLPEQKMAVAVLSSGGQSSTNQLLATELLLAALKEKGTIKDIKPNKSFGKPVKAKMPQDVTKKAGFYGNSESHFKIEITKNGELFLPSNREEKYVYTANGSFINEKGTSKLNFVTEKNGSTYLKVSTYKSTPGLGQNVMTHYLAEKLEDNVLSKKTAAAWAKREGVKFYLVNEKFSSIEYLVQPKLITTQITRKEGLEGYWDGRKITGPNTAAHQLQIPVMNGRDTTETHFYTEGGSEYMEMAGLLYVSGSNVKPLDAGQSSKVTLQANGHAKWFTIPQATAGKTMSVTLSSKSSFAVYDEKGVCVNFTVVSGNNKVKLPKNGSVVFAGAPNSEFAITLN; encoded by the coding sequence ATGAAAAATAAACTATCTGGGGTGTTAGCCGCTACATTAGCGCTAACGATGATCCTACCAACAGGGGCGATAGCATCTTCAAGCAGTAAGACTCCGGTTGTAGCTAACCAAGAAGTTGCTAACCAAGAACTGGAGAAGATTGCGGCAGAGAAGGCTGCGCTACTCACGAAGTCCTATGGGACGACTAGCGTGCAGTATGCGCTAATTGATAATGGTAAACTTATTTTGTCGGGTCAGACAGGCAAGAACGATATGGAAGGAAAACAGCGGCTGAACAAAGATACTCTATATGGGATTGGTTCAGTCAGTAAAATGTATGCAACAGCGGCTGTAATGAAATTGGTCGACGAAGGAAAAGTCGATTTGGATGCTCCTGTTGTCCACTATGTTCCTGATTTCAAGATGAAAGACGAGCGGTACAAACGCATTACGCCACGTATGCTGTTAAACCACTCCTCCGGCTTGCAAGGTTCCACGTTAAGTAATGCATTTTTATTTAACGATAATGATACCTATGCTCATGATGTCTTGATGCGGCAATTGTCCAACCAAAGCTTGAAGGCGGATCCTGGCGCGTTCTCGGTATACTGCAACGACGGCTTTACGCTGGCCGAGATTTTGGTGGAAAGAGTCAGCGGTATGAGCTTTACCGAATTTATACATCAACGGTTTACAGAACCCTTACAGCTGAATCATACGAAAACGCCGCAGGACAAATGGGAAGACGATAAGCGGGCTGGACTCTATTTTCCGGCGTACCAAGGGAAGCTTCCCATTGAATCGGTGAATGTGATTGGTTCGGGAGGGATCTCTTCCACGGCAGAAGATATGGTACGATTCTCACAATTATTTATGGGACAGGGAAAAGGGATCCTCTCTGATAAGGCAGTCAAGGCGATGGAGCAAGAGGAATATAAAAAAGGAATGTGGCCGGGGGATGGAGGTAATATTTTCAACTATGGTCTTGGCTGGGATAGTGTGAAACTATACCCATTCAGTGAATATGGGATAAAAAGCATGGCTAAGGGCGGCGATACAACACTGCAACATGCTATACTGGTCGTGCTTCCGGAACAGAAGATGGCAGTGGCTGTGTTGTCATCCGGCGGCCAAAGCTCTACAAATCAACTACTGGCAACTGAATTACTGCTCGCCGCGCTTAAAGAGAAGGGCACAATTAAGGACATCAAGCCAAACAAATCCTTTGGCAAGCCGGTCAAGGCCAAGATGCCTCAAGACGTGACGAAGAAAGCGGGCTTTTACGGCAATAGCGAAAGTCATTTCAAAATAGAAATTACGAAGAATGGAGAACTGTTCTTACCATCTAATCGAGAAGAAAAATATGTATATACTGCGAATGGAAGCTTTATTAATGAGAAGGGTACTTCCAAGCTCAACTTCGTCACTGAGAAGAATGGAAGCACTTATTTGAAGGTGAGCACATATAAATCGACGCCAGGCTTAGGGCAAAATGTGATGACTCACTATTTAGCCGAGAAACTAGAAGACAACGTGCTATCGAAGAAAACCGCTGCCGCATGGGCGAAGCGGGAAGGCGTCAAGTTCTATCTCGTGAACGAGAAATTTAGTTCTATTGAATATCTCGTTCAACCGAAACTTATTACCACACAAATTACTCGCAAGGAAGGCCTGGAGGGCTATTGGGACGGCAGAAAAATTACAGGTCCGAACACCGCGGCGCATCAGCTCCAGATCCCCGTGATGAATGGCCGTGATACGACGGAAACTCATTTCTATACAGAAGGCGGCAGTGAATATATGGAGATGGCCGGATTGTTATATGTAAGTGGATCCAACGTAAAACCGCTTGATGCAGGCCAATCATCCAAAGTTACGCTACAAGCAAATGGGCATGCGAAATGGTTTACGATCCCACAAGCGACAGCAGGGAAAACGATGAGCGTGACGTTGTCATCGAAGAGTTCATTCGCGGTGTATGATGAGAAGGGAGTATGCGTCAATTTTACCGTTGTGAGCGGCAATAACAAAGTAAAATTGCCGAAAAACGGATCGGTTGTATTTGCTGGCGCGCCGAACTCGGAATTTGCAATCACGTTGAACTAG
- a CDS encoding PRK06770 family protein produces MKKWIKITSTLVIAIAVGIFTGYKVGTYAGSDVKEKQTERIKGEKVILDLNSDRHIINAMHKMTHQKVLSHEKQGFIKMTPENIEKVRQAIDESNSGTLQHKEQYLKILVRWYEGDFSQSVEEHNLLWEWDNSSTGKAYELATPEQEEAYILEQAKSEKQ; encoded by the coding sequence TTGAAAAAGTGGATTAAAATCACATCAACCTTAGTTATTGCTATAGCAGTTGGTATTTTTACTGGCTACAAAGTCGGTACGTATGCAGGTTCAGACGTTAAGGAAAAGCAGACTGAGAGAATTAAAGGGGAAAAGGTAATACTTGACCTCAACTCTGATCGTCATATAATCAATGCAATGCACAAAATGACTCATCAAAAAGTATTATCCCACGAAAAGCAAGGATTTATCAAAATGACTCCAGAAAACATCGAAAAAGTACGTCAAGCGATTGATGAAAGTAATAGTGGAACCTTACAACATAAAGAACAGTACCTTAAGATTTTGGTTCGTTGGTATGAAGGCGATTTCTCTCAATCGGTTGAGGAGCATAATTTATTATGGGAATGGGACAATAGCAGCACTGGTAAAGCATACGAATTAGCGACACCGGAACAAGAAGAAGCATACATTTTAGAACAAGCGAAGTCTGAAAAACAATAA
- a CDS encoding short-chain fatty acid transporter yields the protein MFRSFTTGCVALVQRFLPEPFILSCLLTVFVIFFGMFATSQTPVEMINHWGNGIWGLLAFSMQMALVLVTGSALANAPLIKKGLTRAAKLPKTNGQGIIAISIVSLLGAYINWGFGIVVSVLYAKEVARQLEGLDYRLAIASSYSGFLIWHAGLSASIPLTLATGGETLIKTTAGSIKEAIPITETLFSPYALVPVIIFLVTMPLINRAMHPDEKHTITVDPSVFHEEAAAQEVGNNTFAEKMENSMIITLCIGLLGLIYIFNYFSTKGFNLTLDIVIFMLLIAGLIFHRTPIQYIRAFSDSTKSASGILLQFPFYAGIMGMMIGVNSEGLSLGGAISTFFISISNETTFPLFTFLSAGIVNIFVPSGGGQWAVQAPIMIPAGAELGVPAAKTAMAIAWGDAWTNLIQPFWALPALAIAGLSARDIMGFCVVNLLYAGFIISLCFLFI from the coding sequence TTGTTTCGTTCATTTACAACTGGATGTGTTGCCCTTGTGCAGCGTTTCTTGCCAGAACCGTTTATTTTATCATGTTTATTAACTGTTTTCGTTATCTTCTTCGGTATGTTTGCAACGAGCCAAACACCTGTAGAAATGATTAATCACTGGGGTAATGGAATTTGGGGACTTCTCGCTTTTTCTATGCAAATGGCTCTTGTACTCGTGACAGGATCTGCATTAGCAAACGCTCCTCTTATTAAAAAAGGATTAACGAGAGCAGCGAAATTACCGAAAACAAATGGACAAGGTATTATTGCTATTTCAATCGTAAGTTTACTAGGAGCATACATAAACTGGGGATTTGGTATTGTTGTATCGGTTTTATATGCAAAAGAAGTGGCCAGACAGTTAGAAGGATTAGATTATAGGTTAGCAATTGCTTCTTCCTACTCTGGATTTCTCATTTGGCATGCAGGCCTTTCTGCTTCTATCCCTCTTACGTTAGCAACTGGCGGCGAAACGTTAATTAAAACGACAGCTGGAAGTATTAAAGAAGCGATTCCAATAACAGAAACGTTATTCTCACCATACGCACTCGTGCCAGTTATTATTTTTCTCGTTACGATGCCTCTCATTAACCGGGCCATGCATCCAGATGAAAAGCATACAATTACTGTAGATCCTAGCGTATTCCATGAAGAAGCTGCCGCTCAAGAAGTAGGGAACAATACGTTCGCTGAAAAAATGGAAAATAGTATGATTATTACACTTTGCATCGGATTATTAGGTCTTATTTATATTTTTAACTATTTTAGTACGAAAGGCTTTAACCTTACACTTGATATCGTTATTTTTATGTTATTAATTGCCGGTCTTATTTTCCACCGTACTCCGATTCAATATATTCGCGCTTTCTCTGACTCAACTAAGAGTGCTTCAGGTATTTTACTTCAGTTTCCGTTCTATGCTGGAATTATGGGGATGATGATTGGAGTAAATAGTGAAGGTCTTTCGCTTGGAGGAGCTATTTCTACTTTCTTTATTAGTATTTCAAATGAAACCACATTCCCGCTCTTTACATTTTTAAGTGCTGGCATTGTAAATATTTTCGTTCCATCTGGAGGCGGTCAATGGGCAGTGCAAGCACCAATTATGATTCCAGCTGGCGCTGAACTTGGTGTACCTGCCGCGAAAACAGCGATGGCAATTGCATGGGGCGATGCTTGGACAAATTTAATTCAACCTTTCTGGGCATTACCGGCATTAGCGATAGCTGGTTTAAGCGCGCGTGATATTATGGGATTTTGTGTTGTTAACTTACTATATGCAGGATTTATCATTAGTCTATGTTTCTTATTTATTTAA
- a CDS encoding GNAT family N-acetyltransferase produces MNSILLDVPLQIETDRLILRAPLQAGDGNVVHQAIKDSINELKQWLLLFQSIPTVEETEILLRNAHIDFLKRESFRYLIYHKDTNDFIGTASLHGINWKISKCEIGYWINTQFSGNGYMTEVVSELTNLGFQLLKFRRIEIRCESTNTKSRTIPEKLGFELEGILRNEDLSADGKKLTDTCIYAKVN; encoded by the coding sequence ATGAATTCTATTTTATTAGATGTTCCGTTACAAATAGAAACAGACAGACTAATTCTTCGAGCACCACTTCAAGCTGGTGACGGGAATGTCGTACACCAAGCTATTAAGGATTCAATTAATGAGTTAAAACAATGGTTGCTTTTATTTCAGTCAATTCCTACTGTTGAAGAAACGGAAATTCTCCTGAGAAATGCCCATATAGATTTTTTGAAAAGAGAAAGCTTTCGCTATCTTATCTATCATAAGGATACTAATGATTTTATTGGAACTGCTAGCCTTCACGGAATTAATTGGAAAATTTCTAAATGTGAAATTGGATACTGGATTAATACGCAATTTAGTGGCAATGGATATATGACAGAGGTAGTAAGTGAGTTAACAAACCTTGGATTTCAGTTACTCAAATTTAGAAGGATTGAAATACGCTGTGAATCTACTAACACTAAAAGTCGTACGATCCCTGAAAAACTAGGTTTTGAGCTTGAAGGGATATTACGTAATGAAGATCTTTCAGCTGACGGTAAAAAACTAACTGATACCTGCATCTATGCAAAGGTAAATTAG
- a CDS encoding MerR family transcriptional regulator — translation MDSYKLTKSDVIKIFNTTKETLRFYEEKGLVQPKVGKNNYRLYGNEDLQRISQIFFCKDMGFSIEEIDLVINKRNIINNMNILQNKKNEIETEIHRFMEVQKKITRLLDLLQNRSRNFNKIQSVYFEERKYYHIKGENFNSVKSFFDKFRSIFKQGEFFQEQFITMCPIKNFFNDDLGLSVYYPVLNDTEMEHVDILSIPAGNYLCVDYVCTEGHMDEARRQIYTNIKDYIKRNGLQFRSCNVIESDLHGLNLFYPEGQIIMNMQIPVEEKSKHQEK, via the coding sequence ATGGATAGCTATAAGTTAACTAAAAGTGATGTAATTAAGATTTTTAATACTACGAAAGAAACACTTCGATTCTATGAAGAAAAAGGATTAGTTCAGCCAAAGGTAGGTAAAAATAACTATAGATTGTATGGAAATGAAGACCTACAAAGAATTAGCCAAATCTTCTTTTGTAAAGATATGGGTTTTTCAATTGAAGAAATTGATTTAGTAATAAATAAGAGAAATATAATAAACAATATGAATATCTTACAGAACAAAAAAAATGAAATTGAAACTGAAATTCATCGATTTATGGAAGTGCAAAAGAAAATTACTAGGCTCCTGGATCTCCTTCAAAATAGAAGCAGAAATTTCAATAAAATTCAGAGTGTCTATTTTGAAGAAAGAAAATATTATCACATCAAAGGAGAAAATTTTAATAGTGTAAAATCCTTTTTTGATAAATTCCGTTCTATTTTTAAGCAAGGTGAATTTTTTCAAGAACAATTTATAACAATGTGTCCAATTAAGAATTTCTTCAATGATGATTTGGGACTTTCAGTTTATTATCCTGTTTTGAATGATACAGAGATGGAGCATGTTGATATTCTTAGTATACCTGCAGGTAATTATCTTTGTGTTGATTACGTATGTACAGAAGGGCATATGGATGAAGCACGACGTCAAATATATACAAACATTAAAGACTATATAAAGAGAAATGGTTTACAGTTTAGATCATGTAATGTAATTGAATCAGATTTACACGGATTGAATCTGTTTTACCCAGAAGGACAGATAATTATGAATATGCAAATTCCTGTTGAAGAAAAATCGAAACACCAAGAGAAATGA
- a CDS encoding phosphotransferase, with protein sequence MQKVFGTNYLVSSVTKMHGGAQKVVYKIDCSNGFSCVLYVWDLTMNYFQEEIANRDIHEHSYSSDLFELNNKYLIQQGIQPPLLYDLNKERNRYPYDYALVEYVNGQKAEVYFQHSDSYVKDKVFQRIGDMLADMHANERLTHGKANQSGINTEKCHHLQIKNAKRDLDYAYQHIDSIRASHSNLLDTLYELESKIEPRSRYGFIHGELGPDHVLINDKLEPYLIDIEGAEFFDIEHEHSFLQFRFGDYYRYLKNDTLDPNRMLFYRFHHHISLTSGGLRLLHRGFPNQQFAKDLTDHHSRCALRFIEG encoded by the coding sequence ATGCAAAAAGTCTTTGGTACCAATTATTTGGTTTCTAGTGTAACGAAAATGCATGGCGGTGCACAAAAGGTAGTCTATAAGATTGACTGCAGCAATGGATTTTCCTGCGTTCTGTATGTTTGGGATCTTACTATGAATTATTTTCAAGAAGAAATAGCAAACCGAGATATACATGAGCACTCCTATAGTAGTGATTTATTTGAATTAAATAACAAGTATTTAATTCAACAAGGAATTCAACCCCCCCTTCTATATGATCTGAATAAGGAAAGAAACCGTTATCCTTATGATTATGCTCTCGTTGAATATGTAAATGGACAAAAGGCAGAAGTTTATTTTCAACATTCCGATTCATATGTTAAAGATAAAGTGTTTCAGCGGATAGGAGATATGCTGGCAGACATGCATGCCAACGAGAGACTTACTCATGGGAAAGCGAATCAAAGTGGGATCAACACGGAAAAATGTCATCACTTGCAAATAAAGAATGCAAAAAGAGATTTAGATTACGCATACCAACATATTGACAGCATCAGGGCTAGTCATAGCAATCTACTCGATACATTGTACGAGCTTGAATCAAAAATTGAACCAAGAAGTCGTTATGGATTTATACATGGGGAACTCGGCCCTGATCATGTATTAATTAATGACAAACTAGAACCTTATTTGATTGATATCGAAGGAGCCGAGTTCTTTGATATTGAGCATGAGCACAGTTTTTTGCAGTTCCGATTTGGGGATTATTATCGATATTTAAAGAATGATACTCTCGACCCCAACAGGATGTTATTCTATCGATTCCATCATCATATATCCTTAACTTCAGGCGGGTTGAGATTGCTTCACAGAGGATTTCCGAATCAACAATTTGCAAAAGATCTTACCGATCACCATTCCCGTTGTGCACTGCGTTTTATTGAAGGTTGA
- a CDS encoding DUF1657 domain-containing protein: MTVSTKLKQTIAGLKSAQACLEGFVLDTDNKQAKQLYTGAAQQTQEIIESLNPRLQQIEHEEPQYK; encoded by the coding sequence ATGACAGTAAGTACTAAACTTAAACAAACTATCGCTGGATTAAAGAGTGCTCAAGCATGCCTAGAAGGATTTGTTCTTGATACTGATAACAAGCAAGCAAAACAATTATATACAGGTGCAGCACAACAAACTCAAGAAATTATTGAATCTTTAAATCCTCGTCTTCAGCAAATTGAACATGAAGAGCCTCAGTACAAGTAA